TTATAACAATTGTGTGGAATTATTATGGGAAACCCTATAAGAATTAATGAAGATTATTTAAAAAAACATTATCGTGAAATGATGAATGTTAATGATGTGCCATTACCATTAGGTATTTTAGAGTTGATAGTTCCAGACATTGAAAATATAATGATTGAAAAAATTAAAAATGGTGGTAAAAATTCAGTATATGTTAAATACAATGAGGGATTTTTCAGTAAACCTAATGAAAATTTTCTTGATGAATCATTTAGATTATTAAAATTATATATTGAAAAACACCCAGAGCATTCTAAGTTAATATTATAATTTTTACTTTTCAAATGCTCTCTTACTTAATCTTAACATAATACTATTTAATATAATAATGTTTGAAACATTGATGAGTTGAGAAACATGTTCGATATATCAGTATTTTTGAATAATATATGGAATACTTTAAGTTTAATATATAATCTACTTTCAATTATGGGGTTGTTATTTATGGTTATCCAGTTTATGGAATGGATTTTACCCTATAAAATTAATTTATTTAAAAATTATATCAACAAACCAATTAGATCATTTTTGAATAGGGAGACAAATATTCAATCATCTGTATTTAAACATTATACTTCTCAAGAAGAACTTGACTATGTTTTTAATGAGTTTATTGAAATTTTTTCAGAGGAACATAACTTTATTAAAGAGATAAAACCATATTCTTTAAGATTATCTTTTAATAAACGAGATATTCCTTTTGATATTACAATTACAGTTAATGAGAAAAAAAGAAAACTTGATTTATATTATAGTCATTATTTCACTTTTAAGTTTAAGAATTTTGAAAAATATATTAATGCTCAGTTTGATATATTAAGCAAACTAGATAAAATAACTACTATAAACTCTGCTTCAAATAATATTGAGATAAATTTTTCATCCGATAAATTTCAATATTTTAACAATTTTAGAAACATTATTGGAGACTCCTTTTATTCAGATAACTTAAAAGTAAACTTTAAAGAAAATGGAAAAATTGAAATGAATTTTTCCGTAGAAAATGATATTAATTCTATTGATTATATAAAAAATAACTTAGAATTGGCTTTTAGAGATTAATTTCAGCGAGAATAATATCTTTAAAATAGTCTACAAAACTTTCGTAGGTTGCTTCTTTTTTGTTTGAAGAAAATTTTTGTGTACTAATCCCAATATTGTATCCTAATGTTTCAGATAAGAAGTTGATATAAGGTGAATTTTTTGCTTCTTTTAAAAATTTATCATAGTATGGGCTGCGGTTTCCATGTTCATCTTCTAAATTTCCATAAAGTCCTGCAGTCGTTTCTCTTTCACCTAGATCATTGAACCAACGTGTATTAACAGAAATTGCATCTTTATTTATTATTTTTGCCATATGTTCTGGGGTTAATTCCATAGGTTTGATTAGTATTTGTCTCATTTCTCCTTGGTTTATATGTTCATCAGAACATATTTTTACTAATTTTCCAACTAAAAACTTTATGGATTCTTCTTTACCACTAATTAACAAATAATTTTTATTTTGAGTGAATATTGTCCAAAATTTAGCTTCATGTGAGTAAGGATATTCAATGAGATTGCCTCTAATTTTAGTACTATGTTTGAAATCATGTTGAAATTCAAAATAAATGGTGTCTTCTTCCTGTTCGGATAGATTGTCAATGGTTACATCAAGTGAAATTTCACCGATTTTTCCAACTTCTTGTTTGTATTCAGAATAAATTTCTTTAAATTTTTCTTTGCCAATGCCTTCTAGTGTATACCATACTAATGAAACTGTCACTTTTTTCACTTCCTTACAATATTGTATTTGGTTAGTTGATTTATATAATATTTTGTTTAATTCGTTACAGTGTATTTTGAAGAGGAAAAAATTAATATTAACTGTTTTATTTTCACGTATCACTTTCATGTTTCTTACCATTAATTTTTTTTCCTCTCCAATTTCTATCTTTTAAATAAAAAATTAAACCTCAAAAATGGGGGTAAAATAAAATATGATTGTTAAAGGTCCAGTACTAGTACCAGACATACCTGATAAAGCTGGGGACGTACTTGATGAAGAAACAATTAGAAAAGCACTACTCATCATCGCACGTAATGGCGTACTAATGGATGTACAACACAGCCTAATGAACGTAGGAAAACTATTGGAGTTATACATTACCGATTCACCAACAGAATGGATGGGTAACACATTACCTAAAGGAACATTATTCGCTAGTGTTGATGTGTTAAAAGAAGATATACAACAAGCAATACGTGACGGTAAATACACTGGTTTCAGTATATTATCTGCACCAATAAAAACTGTTCAACAAATGGACAGGGGGATACATTAAATGGCTAGATTAAAGTTTAAAGACATTAATGAATGGACTCCATCCAGTATTAGTATTGTAGATGAACCTTCACATCCACTTTGCCATTTCGAAGTGTATGAAGATGATGATGAATATGTTAAAAAATCAATAGATATAACTGGAAGTGAAATCATGGCTGAACCAACAGGAAAAGCAAATGAAGAAGGTAGGGTTTCTGTTAGTGAAAGTTTTCTTGAAAAACTTTTAGGAAAATCCATCACTAAATCAACAGAACCACCTACTGAACCACCAGCACAACCACCTAAACCTAATAATGGCGATAAAAGTGCTGCTGAAAAAATCATGGAAAAATTAGAAGCAATGAATAAAAAAATCGATGCCATTGATGGTAGAGTATCTAAACTTGAAACTGATAAAGACCCAGAACCACCTAAAGATGATGATGAGGGTAATCCTGCACCCGGTGCAGTAGGTAAAAATGATGATAGTAATAATCAGGGAAATGATCCAGAACCACCAGAAGATAATAATGCGGTTTTAGATACTAGAACTGTTATTGCTAAATCACAAGAATTAGACCCAGATAAAAGTACAGTTTCCACCACTAATGATTCTTTCATGAAAAGAACAGGTAGGAATAGTAATGGTATGACCTGGTAAAAAAAATAATAATTTTATATGATCATCAAAATTTTTACAATTTTTTTATAGAGGTATAATAAAATGTCAATAGCACTAGTTGAAAACACTATCCGTGACCGTATCATAAATGGAAAAGGATTCGTTACTAAATTCGTAGATATTGGTAAAGGAAGTGGAAAATTAAACAATGGAGTATTACAAGCAGAAAAATCTGACAAATACATCCAAGCATTAAGTAACAAAGCAACCTTCCTCGATAAAACCAAACTCATCCCCAGCCACAATCACAAAAGACAATTGGACATGATGAGTTTTGACATTGAACTCGAAGCTGGAAGAATCAATGGAACACCACAAACATTATCTGATGCTCAACACCCAACTTTCACAGATGCAAGTTTCGATGCAGAAGAACTAAGAGCATTAACTGGATTACATCGTACAGTATTATACGATTCCATTGAAGGTAAAAACTTCATGAACACTTTAACCAACACCTTTGCAGAAGCAAACGGTCTTGCATTAGAAAGAATTCTTTTATATGGAGATAAAAATTCCACTGACTCTTCTGCATCATCTGGTTATAAAGTCATTGATGGTATTGTTAAAAAGGTAAGGGATAATAGTGACATTGCTGTTGAAGAAATCGATTTAACAGCAACCGATTCCAACCCATTAAATGAACTCCGTAGAATGATTGATTTATTCCCTGATAAATATCAAATTGATGGAGGAATGGCTTGTTTCGTACCTCCAGTATACAGAAGAACATTACACAGATTTGTCGCTGATAACAAGGACAAATATGGTGATGTAGCTTCCATTACTACAGATGGTACATTAATAGTTGAAGATATTCCAATTATTGCGATACCGCAATTCAGTACTTTACGTAATGGATTCACTAAAAAACCAATCTTCTTAACTCACAAAGAAAACATTCAATGGTTAGCAGACCCTGATAACATCATGGTCGAATCCCAATTCATGTTAAGAAGTAACACTTACGATATTGCTTCAACAATGTATGCAGATATCAACTTTGCATTTAAAGATGCTACTAGTCTTGCATGGTTAAAGGAAGCATAATTCCTTCAACACCAACAGTTACCAGGAATATTTCAGTATCTGTAACAGATGGTGTTGAAGGAATTGAAAGTGTTGATGTTGTATTGGAAGATGCAGATGAAAATCAATATACTGGTAAAACTGGAAGTGCTGGAGGATGCACAATAAGTAATGTTCCAGAAGGAAGTTACACTGTAATGGCTTCCAAGACAGGATATACTGTTTACACTGGAAACATTACAGTAAGTGAAGAAAACACTACGCTTACTATTACTTTAACAGCAGAATAATTATAAAAAGGAGGTAAGAGGTCTTGTATTGTACAGTTGAGGATGTTAAAAACATGAGTGGAATCAAACCTAAAAATCTAGGATATAAAGACAATGAAACTGAATTTAACAAACTTATAAATGAATGGATTTCACAAAGTGAAGGATTAATCAATTCTTACTGCAACAGAAAATGGGAAGAAGATACACCTTCGGCTGTGAAAAATGTTTGCATTAGATTAGTATCTAACATGATTGCATTTCATCTTTCACGTGGTGAATCACCAATCAAGAAAGTCAATGATTACACTACTAAAATTTACTCAAGTGAAGTTTTCACAAATGACTTAAAACAAGACCTTAAACCTTTTAAGAAATCATCACGAGTAAAAGTATTCAAAATATAAAAGGTGGATATAAAATGGTTACAATTCACATCAAAGTTGAAAGTGATATTCACCTTGCAGAAAACGCAGTTGAATTTAAAAAGAAATTATTGGATCAACTCAGTGAAAATACTAAGAATATTCTTGAAAAAAACACTCCAAGAAAAACAAGTCGTGGAGCGAATAATTATAAAATTACTAAATCTGATGACAAGCATGAAGTAACCAATGATGCTTTTTGGTTACCATTGGTTAATGATGGTACTGGAGTTTATGGTGTAAGACGTGCTGTGATAAGACCTAAAAAAGCAAAAGTATTACATTTTACTTGGAGGGGTAGGGAATGGTTTCTTAAATATGTTAAAGGTCAAAAACCTCAAAAATTCGTTGAAAGGAGTATACCGGAAATATTATCTTCTGCTGAAAGTGCAGTTGTAATTGCTAAGAAAGGAACATTGGAATAAAAAAAAATAATGGTGTGTTTATAAAATGTTGAATATTATTAAAGGTCCAGAAGCAGTAACAAGAATGGTGAAACAATGCATCACCAAAGAACTTACTGAAGACGGAATTTTATCTGATGTTGAAATGTTCATTCCTAGTTATCGTTCTGATGAAGAAATCGAAGAACCATGCATATGGTTATTTGAACAAGAAACAACAATAGCAAGTGGAAAAGGAACACTTTCAAGCAAATTAGAACTACAAACTCCTTTCGAATTTTATTGTATAGTATATGACGAAGATGACATAGAACAATCAGAAATAAAAGGAAAAAACTTAGCAAGTAGAATAGCAGCATGCATTGCTAAAAATCATATAAGAGTGCTCAAAGAAGATAATACGATGATTCAAGGTTTAAGACCAGTATTTGAATCATTAGCTCCAGTAGGATTCATACAAGATGATGAACTTGGAGAAAAAGTACCCATTACAAAGCTAAGAATTAATTTCATTTATTACGTTGATTGGAAAATATGTTGTGAATTTGAAAACCAAATATAATGAAAAAAAAAAATAATGGTGATTAAACAATGGTAGATAGAGGATTTGGATTATGTCAAGAAAGCACATACGGAGAAGTATTAAGTACTTCCGAATTCAATGAATCCCAATTGGACTGGTGGAGTGAAGCAGATACTGCAGACTTTAAATTAAATGATAAACCAGTTACAAAATCAGGTTCAAGTAGAATGAACAAACGTTCACGTGCAGGAATCATCAAACCAACCGGAACCACAAAAGCAGATGCAGATTTACAAAGATTTGCAGTATATTTCAGAGCATATCTTGACAATTACAAATACACTGCAGGTTCTGGAGACGTACATACTCATGAATTCTGGGGTGGAGAAAATAAAAAACTCCAATCATTCAAAGCCGTATACGTAGCAGACCAATTAAAAAAATATATTTTTGGCTTATTATGTGAGGGCTTAAAATTCGAAGTATCAGATGAATCCATGAGCGTGGAAACAAACTGGATTTATAAAACAGAACATGCAGGAATTATTGGTAAAAATGGTGAAACATTCAATAAACCAGAAGAACTTATCAATGATTTATTCTTAATGTTCTATGACATAAGCTTAGAATTAAATAATAAACCAATGACTGGTATAGGAACTAATTTATCTTTTGAAGGTAAAAACAACCTTGCAGTAGATAAGACTGTTGGTTTTGGTTCAAGAGCACCGCAAGCTTGTGCTTTAGCACAAAAAAGAGAAAACACACCAAGTGTAACTATTAGTTTAACAGAAGATACAATCGAATCAATTATTGCAGCAGAATATGGTAAAATTGGTGAATTAACTGTAGGTGACAGTGGAGCATATGAACCTTCAAGATGCACTATTCTTGAAATTCCATTTGCAATAAATGTGAGAATGTGCGAGTATCCTGATTTATTAATGAGAATAGTATTCCCAATGTGCACTCTTGCTGTTGAATACGATATGAGTGGTGCAGACAGTATTGATGCTACTATTAGTATGGAAACATTAGGTTCAAATGAAATCACTCTTGCTGATGAAACTACTAAAGTTCAAACTGATATGTATGTATTACTCAAAAATAATCAAACAGAAATAGGTGTTGATTCCACTCCCATAGGAGAGGAAACTCCTGAAACAGTAAATATTAGTGTATCAGTAAATGATGGTGAAAATCCAGTAAACGGCGCAAGTGTAAGTATTAATGAAATATCTTCAACAACCGGAAGTGCTGGAGGATGCACATTAAATAATGTTCCAATAGGTGCTCAAACTATAATTGTAACTGCATCTGGGTATGAAAATTACTCTGAAACAATAAATGTTTCTAATGAAAATATTACTTTTGAAATAAAATTAAATAAGGAAGGTGAATAACTTTGGTATTATCAATATCTGAAATATTAAACGGAAGAGATGATTATCATGAGTATCATATTAAATCTCTCGATGGTGAAATTTGCTTAAGACCTTTGACAAGTGGAGAATGGGATAAAATCGATGAAATCAAACAAAAAGATTTAGGAGATTACACCATTAACGAAAAAACAATCACCAAAAAGAAAAGAAGAGTTAAAGGTGAAATGGAATCCAAAGCAAAATTCAACATCAATGCTTCAAGTAAAGCTACTAAAAAAGCAATGTATGAAGCAATCAGATTAAGTACAGATAACCAAGGTAACCCTGAAAAATGGACTTTAGAACATATTAAGAAACTCCATAAGAATGAGGTTACTGAAATTTATGAAAAAATCGAAGAAATTTCAGGAGCTAATGAGGAAGACTTAGAAGCTGAGATTGAAGACTTTCCTGAAAACAGCTGAAGGTACAAGAATCATATGGCTTGATTATTGTGGTTATCACTTAGCAGAAAAACAAAATGATTTAACTCCAACCCAAGCATTATTAATTAGTAAAGGCAGAATGAATTTATACAAGGAGATGAATGAAGTAAAAGATTAAAATTAAAACTTTTATTTTTATTCATCTCCTTTTTTTTTAATCAAAAATTTTTAAATGGAGGTGAATAATTGGATGGTATCTAAACAAGTAATTCGTGTAATAATAGAAGCAGAAGAAACAATAAGTAAAGCTGCAAAACAAGC
The Methanobrevibacter sp. DNA segment above includes these coding regions:
- a CDS encoding phage major capsid protein, with amino-acid sequence MSIALVENTIRDRIINGKGFVTKFVDIGKGSGKLNNGVLQAEKSDKYIQALSNKATFLDKTKLIPSHNHKRQLDMMSFDIELEAGRINGTPQTLSDAQHPTFTDASFDAEELRALTGLHRTVLYDSIEGKNFMNTLTNTFAEANGLALERILLYGDKNSTDSSASSGYKVIDGIVKKVRDNSDIAVEEIDLTATDSNPLNELRRMIDLFPDKYQIDGGMACFVPPVYRRTLHRFVADNKDKYGDVASITTDGTLIVEDIPIIAIPQFSTLRNGFTKKPIFLTHKENIQWLADPDNIMVESQFMLRSNTYDIASTMYADINFAFKDATSLAWLKEA
- a CDS encoding carboxypeptidase-like regulatory domain-containing protein is translated as MVKGSIIPSTPTVTRNISVSVTDGVEGIESVDVVLEDADENQYTGKTGSAGGCTISNVPEGSYTVMASKTGYTVYTGNITVSEENTTLTITLTAE
- a CDS encoding PEGA domain-containing protein, translated to MVDRGFGLCQESTYGEVLSTSEFNESQLDWWSEADTADFKLNDKPVTKSGSSRMNKRSRAGIIKPTGTTKADADLQRFAVYFRAYLDNYKYTAGSGDVHTHEFWGGENKKLQSFKAVYVADQLKKYIFGLLCEGLKFEVSDESMSVETNWIYKTEHAGIIGKNGETFNKPEELINDLFLMFYDISLELNNKPMTGIGTNLSFEGKNNLAVDKTVGFGSRAPQACALAQKRENTPSVTISLTEDTIESIIAAEYGKIGELTVGDSGAYEPSRCTILEIPFAINVRMCEYPDLLMRIVFPMCTLAVEYDMSGADSIDATISMETLGSNEITLADETTKVQTDMYVLLKNNQTEIGVDSTPIGEETPETVNISVSVNDGENPVNGASVSINEISSTTGSAGGCTLNNVPIGAQTIIVTASGYENYSETINVSNENITFEIKLNKEGE
- a CDS encoding XkdF-like putative serine protease domain-containing protein; this encodes MIVKGPVLVPDIPDKAGDVLDEETIRKALLIIARNGVLMDVQHSLMNVGKLLELYITDSPTEWMGNTLPKGTLFASVDVLKEDIQQAIRDGKYTGFSILSAPIKTVQQMDRGIH